The Collimonas sp. PA-H2 genome contains a region encoding:
- a CDS encoding GPW/gp25 family protein: MSGMNARTGHAMNRLAHIRQSLVDILTTPIGSRLMRRTYGSEVPELIDQPLNGATVLRIYAATAYAVMLWEPRISLTGIALERGTDGKATLILDGMADGDPVSLVVPV; encoded by the coding sequence ATGAGCGGTATGAACGCCCGTACAGGCCACGCCATGAACCGCCTGGCGCATATCCGTCAGTCGCTGGTCGACATTCTTACTACTCCAATCGGCTCCCGCCTCATGCGCCGCACCTATGGCTCCGAAGTGCCGGAACTGATCGATCAACCGTTGAACGGGGCCACCGTCCTGCGCATTTATGCCGCCACAGCCTACGCTGTCATGTTGTGGGAACCACGTATCAGTCTGACCGGGATTGCTCTGGAGCGCGGGACGGACGGAAAAGCGACGTTGATACTAGACGGCATGGCCGATGGCGATCCTGTCTCCCTGGTGGTGCCGGTATGA
- a CDS encoding baseplate J/gp47 family protein → MSAPIDLSLLPAPSVIETVDYEVILASRKAAVLELLPAEQRATVAAMLSLESEPATKLLEENSYREMILRTRINDAARALMLAYAVGSDLDHIGANSNVSRLVVTPADPNAVPPVAEVREEDDAYRLRIQEAPDGLSVAGPRSSYEFHARSADGRVKDASATSPSPAVVVITILSALYDGIADRELLDIVYAALSAEDIRPIGDRLIVQIAQIIDYQIEATLYVGKGPVSPIAIATAKSRATIASQPRRPLKYSIYRTALTAALHVEGVRHVDLISPPANLLLDATQAARCTGIRITVQVEDE, encoded by the coding sequence ATGAGTGCGCCAATTGACTTATCACTTCTGCCTGCGCCGTCCGTCATTGAGACCGTGGACTATGAAGTCATTCTGGCGTCCCGCAAAGCTGCCGTCCTGGAACTGCTGCCAGCGGAGCAACGCGCCACCGTTGCAGCAATGCTGTCCCTGGAGTCGGAGCCGGCGACCAAGCTACTGGAGGAGAACAGCTATCGTGAAATGATCCTCCGTACCCGTATCAATGACGCCGCCCGCGCCTTGATGCTAGCTTATGCCGTGGGTAGCGATCTGGACCATATCGGCGCGAACTCGAACGTATCGCGCCTGGTGGTCACGCCAGCAGATCCGAACGCCGTGCCGCCCGTAGCTGAAGTACGTGAAGAAGATGACGCCTACCGCCTGCGCATCCAGGAAGCACCGGACGGCCTGTCTGTTGCCGGCCCACGATCCTCTTACGAATTCCATGCCCGTAGCGCAGATGGCCGCGTAAAGGATGCCAGTGCCACCAGCCCGTCACCTGCAGTCGTGGTCATTACCATCCTGTCGGCATTGTATGACGGCATCGCTGACCGCGAATTGCTCGATATTGTCTATGCGGCGTTGTCTGCCGAAGACATTCGTCCCATCGGTGACCGCCTGATCGTCCAGATCGCCCAGATAATTGACTATCAGATTGAGGCGACGCTCTATGTCGGTAAAGGACCAGTGTCGCCCATTGCCATCGCCACCGCCAAATCCCGTGCCACCATCGCCTCCCAGCCGCGCCGCCCATTGAAATACAGCATTTATCGCACGGCACTGACGGCTGCCTTGCATGTGGAAGGCGTGCGTCACGTTGACTTGATTTCACCGCCAGCCAATTTGCTGCTGGATGCTACCCAGGCGGCCCGCTGTACTGGCATCCGTATCACCGTCCAGGTGGAAGATGAATAA